The DNA window GGATGACTAACATGTGGCAAGCAAGGCACCGAGTTTAAGCTATGACTGATCAAAAGCCACGCTGATTCCTTAAGGACTAAGACTCTCCACTCTCTATCGCCTAATTGAGTTCTACTTAAAGGTTACTTCTAACAGGGACACGTTGGTTTTTTGAACTTCCTTTGGGGATTAGggcttcatcatcttcttcatataagaagaaagtaaaacccaaaacacaGTAACTCAACTCCAACCTAAGTAAACATTTGCTGAGAATTTATTATCCTAAAACCCGTCGCTTTTCATATTCGGGTATGGATCTCTAACTTAAACATCGAAGAATCCCCCTCGGAGTCAACTCTGGGTTCCTCTCTCTTGCATAATTCTTAACTCGTATTGTGCATATCCTCACGCAAATCTCTACAATGTGAAGCTACATATATCCTCAGCAACAATAGGGATTTGAACGTCTCAAGGGATTAATGAGTTGGAAAGGCATGCTCCTGaaatttaacaaaaaattaCAGTTCATTTACATATATATTACAAATATTTACTGTTCATTTACATACATATTACAATCCAAAACTCAAGGCATATTGTATCTAAATACAACCCAAGACATATCAACCCTCTGAACATGATCCAgattaaacaaaagaaatgtAGAAAGACAAGTCGTCCATCACATGATACAGTAGTAACTTGTGTTTGGGTCATAACCCATGTCATAAATTACAATTGGTGGTTGAAAATTTAGTTCTGGATCAGGTTAGTCCTGTTTGGGTTTAACTTCATCAATGGTTAAGATGTGGGCATGCGGCCAAACTTTCTTCCGGAGAGACTTGACCAAACAGATGACATCCACATCTTCCCCAATCACCACTACCTGGTCTTTCTCCTTTCCTTCTATCTTCACCTCTGCCACCCCTTGATAACACCCATTCATGATTCAACaccacattttatcaaaaaaaaggaaggagattacttttacacaaaaaaaaaaaaaaaaaaaaaaaaaaaaaaaaaaaaaaaaaaaaaattataataaaaagttctctccaatgcctaTGCAGGATTGAGTTCGCAATAGTATAAATTCAATGGCTGAGAGCCCTCAAACACGAAGCCTAACGCATGGATGCACAACCCAAGGTGGTTCTAGCCCTTGGatatgcactacatgtt is part of the Macadamia integrifolia cultivar HAES 741 chromosome 9, SCU_Mint_v3, whole genome shotgun sequence genome and encodes:
- the LOC122088504 gene encoding heavy metal-associated isoprenylated plant protein 47-like: MMIKQKIVVKVQMNCQKCRTQALKIATSFDGVAEVKIEGKEKDQVVVIGEDVDVICLVKSLRKKVWPHAHILTIDEVKPKQD